The Papaver somniferum cultivar HN1 unplaced genomic scaffold, ASM357369v1 unplaced-scaffold_107, whole genome shotgun sequence genome includes a region encoding these proteins:
- the LOC113327854 gene encoding uncharacterized protein LOC113327854 — translation MSRFINSISWVLILAILIYIILNPKELVDGRTISDVVNHAIIKTIKVDKDEIIDCYDIYKQPSLNYPLLHNHTIQIRPSMYPKNIKSDNFGTLQLTQTWHKYDICPRETIPIRRNMEKHYRSTLLRKRGHPKYAHNKTENKLQPNVNMDGHEYAIIKVHGSFLGAQAKMNLWNPVVETRYDMSISQIWVVAGDNDDLNTIEAGWEVYQPSNGDYQTRFFISWTTDDYKNDCTNLECPGFVHISSDIALGCNFTEMSTFNGDQKDATFGVHKDQNSGNWWISVQGIPVGYYPSSLFTQLSKKAVEIDFGGEIYSERSRGRHTSTQMGSGHFPSEGGFGISSFFNHVQVINENNEAKDPENVDIYVSDPNCYDLKIDDKRTNGYGFYYGGPGYNDNCQ, via the exons ATGTCTAGATTTATAAACTCAATCAGTTGGGTTCTCATTCTAGCGATACTCATTTACATAATTCTAAATCCAAAAGAATTAGTTGATGGAAGGACGATTTCTGATGTCGTAAACCATGCAATAATCAAAACTATTAAG GTTGACAAAGATGAGATCATCGATTGTTATGATATCTACAAGCAACCTTCTCTTAACTATCCTTTACTTCATAATCATACAATACAG ATAAGGCCAAGTATGTACCCGAAAAATATAAAGTCAGATAATTTCGGAACACTTCAACTTACACAAACTTGGCATAAGTATGATATATGTCCGCGTGAGACTATTCCTATACGAAGGAATATGGAAAAACATTATCGTTCAACACTTTTGCGTAAACGTGGTCATCCAAAATATGCTCATAATAAGACGGAAAATAAATTGCAACCAAATGTAAATATGGATGGGCATGAG TACGCGATAATCAAGGTGCACGGCAGTTTTCTAGGAGCACAAGCAAAAATGAATCTTTGGAATCCAGTTGTGGAAACACGATATGATATGAGCATATCTCAAATCTGGGTTGTAGCTGGTGATAATGATGACCTCAATACTATTGAAGCTGGATGGGAA gTATACCAACCCAGTAATGGTGATTACCAGACCCGTTTTTTCATAAGTTGGACT ACCGATGACTACAAAAACGATTGCACCAACCTCGAATGTCCTGGTTTTGTGCACATATCCTCGGATATCGCCCTTGGTTGCAATTTTACGGAAATGTCAACTTTCAATGGCGACCAAAAAGATGCCACCTTCGGCGTACACAAG GACCAAAATAGTGGAAATTGGTGGATTAGTGTACAAGGTATTCCTGTGGGATATTATCCAAGTTCTCTATTCACCCAATTATCAAAGAAGGCAGTAGAAATAGATTTCGGTGGAGAAATCTATAGTGAGAGATCTAGAGGACGACATACTTCAACTCAAATGGGTAGCGGTCATTTTCCTTCAGAAGGAGGTTTTGGAATATCTAGCTTTTTCAATCATGTCCAAGTAATTAATGAAAATAATGAAGCCAAAGACCCTGAAAATGTTGACATATACGTATCGGATCCGAATTGCTATGATTTGAAAATTGACGATAAACGTACGAATGGTTATGGTTTTTACTATGGAGGTCCTGGTTATAATGATAATTGTCAATAA